The Polynucleobacter sp. HIN7 genomic interval AGCGATCACGCAGCGATTGGCAATCCCCGCTTGGCTTAAAACCTGAGAACCATTCAAACCAGCAATCTCAAGAACGCAAACCGCTGCAGCAACTTGCGCTCCGGTTTTCTGAACAAGACGCGCAGCTGCGGCGATAGTGCCGCCAGTCGCTAAAACGTCATCAACGATCAGCACCGAAGCCCCGGGCTGCAAAATATGTTTACTGATCTCAAGAGTATCTGATCCGTACTCTAAGCCATAGGATTCTTGATGGATATCGGGCGGTAATTTGTTGGGCTTGCGGACCATCACGAACCCTTTATGAAGATGAGTGGCAAGTGCCGAGGCAAAAATAAAGCCCCGGGACTCAATCCCCAAAATATAGTCAAAGGAGTACTCAGTGCTATGCTTACCTAGCGATTGAACGGTATAAGCAAAGGCATCTGCATTGGCGAGTAGGGGAGCAATGTCCCGAAATACGATCCCAGGCTTCGGAAAGTCCAAAATGCCGGGCAAGTAGTCTTCAAGCTTCATCCGTTTAGAATCCAATCATGACTATCGAACACCCCATCTTACTAGTAGTTGCTCTTAAGAATGAACTTGAGGCAATTACCATTCCAAAAAACATTGCAGTGGCATACACCGGAATCGGCAAAATCAATGCGGCTACGGTTACTCAAAGTGCGATTATTCATTATCAACCCAGATTGATCATTAACTTTGGAACTGCCGGAGGATTGAATCCCAAGCTCAGTGAGTTAGTAGCGATTGGACGTGTGATTCAGCGCGATATGAATGCGCAGCCCCTGGCACCTCGTGGCATCACCCCGTTTTGCACCAAACCCGCCGAATATCTATCTGAGTCGGGTAAATATACCTGTGGCACTGGAGATAGCTTCGTAACCAGCACGGACCCTTGGTTGATCGAGCAGAAGGTTGATGTGGTGGATATGGAGTTATTTGCGATTGCGGCAATCGCCCATCAGCACCAAATCCCTTGGCGCTCATATAAATTTATCAGTGATGCCGCCGATGATCAGGCAGGTGAGCAGTGGCACGAGAAAATAAACCATGGGGAAGAGCTATTCTTGGAAGAGCTCAAACAGTTACTATCTTGATCGGACCCATGCTCAATCGACCCATTCTCTTGCTAACTGCAGGACTATTTCTTCATGGAAATGGATGGGCAAACGAAGAAACCGCTAAGGTTTCCAAAACGATACGCGTCAAGCCAATTCCGATGGAAAGCGCAAAGACCATTATTGGTCAAGACTTTCGTTACCCCAGTGGAACGCCCCAGATTCAGGTCTTTGAGATTGAGATTCCTCCGGGTCAGCAAACCACATTGCATCGCCATGCCATACCACTCTTTGCCTATATCGCTAGCGGAGACCTAGAACTTGATTACGGCAGCAAGGGCAAAAAGATTATGCGATCTGGCACCTCGTTTGTGGAAGCCATCAACTGGTGCCACTTTGGTAAGCCCCTGGGTAATCAGTCCGTTAGAATCATTGCTGTTTATCTTGGACAAAAAAATCCAGACCTCGCGATTTCAGAAGACTGTACAAAACCCGATTAGGACGATTCATGAGCACATCATTTGTTATTCCAGCCCCAGTTACTCCATCTTTGCCCGTTGTGGGTGATAGCAAGCGCTTTCCCGTCAATCGCATCTACTGCGTTGGGCGCAATTACGCTGATCACGCCCGTGAGATGGGTCATGACCCCGACCGCGAGCCACCATTCTTTTTCATGAAGCCCGCGACCGCGGTTGTGACCGATGGTCATGACATGGCTTATCCGGCTTTATCCAAGGATGTTCACCACGAGTTAGAAATGGTTGTCGCTTTGGGTAAAGGTGGAGCGAACATTCCTGTAGACCAAGCCTTAGATCATGTGTGGGGCTATGGTTTGGGACTCGACATGACCCGTCGTGATTTGCAAGGCGAAGCCAAAAAAATGGGTCGTCCTTGGGATACTGGTAAAGCCTTTGATCAGTCCGCGCCATGCTCGGCCTTAGTACCTGTAAGTCAATGCGGACATTTATCCAAGGGTCGTATTTACCTGACGGTGAACGGTCAAGTGAAGCAAGACGGTGATCTTGCGATGATGATTTGGAATGTACCGGAGACGATTGCCTACTTGTCCACGCTCTTTACCCTAATGCCAGGCGATTTAATCTTCTCAGGAACCCCTGCAGGAGTTGCTGCGGTCAAACGCGGTGATGTATTGGAGGGCCATGTAGATGGCTTACCGACTCTCCAAACCAAAATTGTGTAAGGCTTTAGAGCTCAGACTGGTTCTCGAGCGCAAATAATTTGAGGGTATCAAAATCCACATGGTCAAGTGCATTGATGTGGGTACTCTCTAGTTTAAGGAGTGGTGCACAGCCATTCGCTAGAGCCTCTTGCCAGCGAGTAATGCACAAACACCATTGATCACCCGCTTTAAGCCCCGGAAAGTTCCACTCTGGTCTCGGGGTAATCAGATCATTGCCCCGCTGATGACTAAATTCCAGAAATTCATCGCTCATGATTGCGCATACCAAATGCAAGCCAACATCCTCGTCATTGGTCTTGCAGCAACCATCCCGAAAGAAGCCAGTGAGCGGATCAAACGAGCAGGGCACGAGTGGCTCACCAAAGACATTGCGCACAATCTCAGGCATTTGTTCTCCTTACTTCCCTTGCCAATTGGGAGGGCGACCACTTAAAAATGCCGTTACACCCTCTTTAAAGTCTGCGCTGCCGTACACCTCGGTAATTAAATCATCGCAATTCGGTAATGAATGTCCGATCACGCGCGCCATGATGAGTTTGGATGCCTTTTGAGTAATTGGTGCTAGAGCAGCTAATTGCTTTGCAAGATCCATACTCATCCGCTCAAGATCCTCTGATTCACCAGTTTGATAGACAAATCCCTGTGTCAAAAGCTCTTGCGCCGAGATTAACTCAGCAAGTAAAAGCATGCGTTTTGTGATAGCGACCCCAAGATGGGCCGTTAACCAGGCGATATTGCTCGGCGAGAGGGTATTGCCAAGTGTGCGTGCAATTGGTACTCCAAATTTTGCAGTTGGAGTCGCTATCCGAAAATCACACAAAGCCGCAATTGCTAAGCCACCGCCAACTGCGAGTCCATCAATAACTGCAATCGTTGGTATGGGTAGTTGTTGAAGAGGCCCCAAATAGTGATCAATCATGCGCTCATACTGAACCCCATCGGCACCACCTTGAAAGGATTGAAACTGGGCAATATCACTACCCGAGACAAAGGATTTACCACCAATCCCTCGCAAAATAGCGACTCGCACAGAAGGATTTTGTGCAAGCTCTAAACAAATCGTGCGCAATTGCTCATACATCGCCTGCGTCATCGCATTACGCGCTTGGGGATGATCAAAAAAGATATGTGCGATCGAGTCCTTAATCTCGCAATACACCCGAGCATTGATTGCATCACTCATGCAGCAAATGCACCCTGTGCGCGTAGTGATTCAATTTGATCCGAAGTAAATCCAGCCTGCTCTAAAACCTCTTGGGTATGCTCGCCCAATAGGGGAGGATGACGACGAATTTGCTGCGGGGTGCCTTGCATCTTGACCGCAAAGCCGATGTTCGGAACTTTGCCCTCCAGCGGATGATCAATCTCAATCTTCATTTGGCGATGCTTACCATGCTCGCTCTCAAAAGCCTGCGGATAATCTAAGATTGGCCCAGCCGGAATTCCCTCAGCTAACATCAGATCAATCCACTCACTTGCATCTTTATTAGCAAAGGATTTTTCAAGTTCAGTGATTAGTGCTTGGCGATGACCGAGTCGACCAGCAATCGTTTGGTAATCAGGGTTCTGTAACAGATCTGGTCGAGCCAAGATGTCACAGAGTTTTTGCCAAAGCTTGTTATTCGTGGCACCCATCACGAAGTAACCATCTTTTGCTTTCACAGCTTGATAAGGCGCGGTCATACGGTTGGCCGTACCCAGTGCAATAGGAGGTTGACCGGTGCCCCAGTACTCGGAGGTATCCCAAATCGAGAATGCCAGCGCTGAATCAAATAAGGAAGCGTCAATGTATTGACCCTGGCCCGTGTTCTTGGCGCCAATATACGCTGACAGAGCCGCATAGACCGCAAAGAGTGCGCAGCCAATATCAGCAACGGGAACACCGGCTTTGACGGGTTTGCCATCGCCATGGCCGGTCACACTCATTACTCCGGACATCGCTTGAGCCATTAAATCAAAACCAGGACGCTCTGCCCATGGACCACTTTGGCCAAAACCCGAGATGCTGACGTATACCAGTGCGGGATTGATGATGCGCATTGCCTCGTAACCAACACCCAGCCGTTTCATGACGCCCGGGCGATAGTTCTCCACCAAAATATCAGCGTCCTTGGCCAACTCAAACAAAATCTCTTTGCCAGCATCGGACTTCAGATTAATCGCAATGCTGCGTTTATTGCGATTCATGTTCAAAAAGCCCATGCTATCGGGGCCTTTCATCTTAAAACCCATGGCACCACGGGTTTGGTCACCTGAGCCTGGTGGCTCGACCTTGATGACATCGGCGCCCATATCGGCGAGCAACATACAGCAGTAGGGGCCCGCCATGACTTGACTCACATCAAGAACCTTAACACCGGCGAGGGGTAGAGGACGATTAGTTTGGGATGTAGAGGAATTCATCATGGCATTCTAAACACAAAACCATTTTTTGTTTGTGCACATCCGTCTATTAAAATAATGAGTATGTATATGTTTTTACCTTTTGTGATTGCATTACTAGCCGCCATCTTCATTTGGTTTGAGAAGCGCGTACTTGGATTGCTGTTTGCATTCGCTAGCGCTGTGATCACGGTCGCATGGTTCTTGCATCATGCCTCCGACAAACTCAATATTAGTCTATGAGTAAGCTAACCTTACCATCGCTTAGTGGCCTGGGGAACATTGTTCTCTTACTGGTCATTAATTTGGTGCTTACTCTGGCATTTTTGGATCAATTCATCAATCATGATTTGCCATGCCCACTATGCATTCTGCAGCGCATGGGCTTTATCTTAATTGGACTGATGTTCTTGCTCAATATCCGTTCAGGTGCGCAGCCTGCGCATTACGGATTTGCCATTCTGTTTGCGATCTTGGGGTTGTCAGTCTCCCTGCGCCAAATACTTCTGCATGTTGCCCCTGATGATCTGGGTTATGGCGACACCTTCTTTCGTCTGCATTTTTACACCTGGGCCTTTGTTGGATTTGTCTCCTTGATGATTAGTATTGCAATTCTGTTAATCATTCCGGATCGTGGCACCCGCAGCCGCCATTGGTTTGCGCAGTTTATCTGTTTGTGGTTCATCCTTTTGTTAGTGGGTAATGTAATCTCGACCTTATCCATTTGCGGTTTAGGTGCTTGCGCAGACAACCCATTGCACTATGACGGTATTACGCAGCTGCGCCAGTGGCTCACGAAGTAAGTTGCTTTGAAACGACTCTTTATCATCGGCGCACTTGTATTTGGGCTATGTTCTGCAGCGCAAGCGGAACGCATCTGGCCACGCGATACCATTCGTATCGTGGTGAGTTTTCCTCCAGGCGGTGCACCCGATACCTTGGCACGCGTTCTGGCAGAGGATTGGCAAAAAACCTTGAACGTAGCAATCGTTGTCGAAAACCGTCCTGGACACGGCGGTAATATTGGAGCCGATCAGGTAGCTAAGAGTGCGCCCGACGGCTATACCTTGCTGATTGGTACCGTAGGGATTCATGCGATTAATGGCGCCCTTTATGAAAAACTCTCTTACGATCCCGTTGCTGATTTCACCCCAATTAGTTTCTTGGCGAGCACCCCAAACGTACTAATTGTGAGTAAGCAACTTGGCGTGCAGTCACTCAAGGACCTAATTGCTCTAGCCAAAGCAAAACCGAATGAACTGACTTTTGGATCAT includes:
- a CDS encoding adenine phosphoribosyltransferase — its product is MKLEDYLPGILDFPKPGIVFRDIAPLLANADAFAYTVQSLGKHSTEYSFDYILGIESRGFIFASALATHLHKGFVMVRKPNKLPPDIHQESYGLEYGSDTLEISKHILQPGASVLIVDDVLATGGTIAAAARLVQKTGAQVAAAVCVLEIAGLNGSQVLSQAGIANRCVIAL
- a CDS encoding 5'-methylthioadenosine/S-adenosylhomocysteine nucleosidase family protein, translated to MTIEHPILLVVALKNELEAITIPKNIAVAYTGIGKINAATVTQSAIIHYQPRLIINFGTAGGLNPKLSELVAIGRVIQRDMNAQPLAPRGITPFCTKPAEYLSESGKYTCGTGDSFVTSTDPWLIEQKVDVVDMELFAIAAIAHQHQIPWRSYKFISDAADDQAGEQWHEKINHGEELFLEELKQLLS
- a CDS encoding cupin domain-containing protein, with product MLNRPILLLTAGLFLHGNGWANEETAKVSKTIRVKPIPMESAKTIIGQDFRYPSGTPQIQVFEIEIPPGQQTTLHRHAIPLFAYIASGDLELDYGSKGKKIMRSGTSFVEAINWCHFGKPLGNQSVRIIAVYLGQKNPDLAISEDCTKPD
- a CDS encoding fumarylacetoacetate hydrolase family protein gives rise to the protein MSTSFVIPAPVTPSLPVVGDSKRFPVNRIYCVGRNYADHAREMGHDPDREPPFFFMKPATAVVTDGHDMAYPALSKDVHHELEMVVALGKGGANIPVDQALDHVWGYGLGLDMTRRDLQGEAKKMGRPWDTGKAFDQSAPCSALVPVSQCGHLSKGRIYLTVNGQVKQDGDLAMMIWNVPETIAYLSTLFTLMPGDLIFSGTPAGVAAVKRGDVLEGHVDGLPTLQTKIV
- a CDS encoding DUF2237 family protein — translated: MPEIVRNVFGEPLVPCSFDPLTGFFRDGCCKTNDEDVGLHLVCAIMSDEFLEFSHQRGNDLITPRPEWNFPGLKAGDQWCLCITRWQEALANGCAPLLKLESTHINALDHVDFDTLKLFALENQSEL
- a CDS encoding enoyl-CoA hydratase/isomerase family protein, with translation MSDAINARVYCEIKDSIAHIFFDHPQARNAMTQAMYEQLRTICLELAQNPSVRVAILRGIGGKSFVSGSDIAQFQSFQGGADGVQYERMIDHYLGPLQQLPIPTIAVIDGLAVGGGLAIAALCDFRIATPTAKFGVPIARTLGNTLSPSNIAWLTAHLGVAITKRMLLLAELISAQELLTQGFVYQTGESEDLERMSMDLAKQLAALAPITQKASKLIMARVIGHSLPNCDDLITEVYGSADFKEGVTAFLSGRPPNWQGK
- a CDS encoding CaiB/BaiF CoA transferase family protein, with amino-acid sequence MMNSSTSQTNRPLPLAGVKVLDVSQVMAGPYCCMLLADMGADVIKVEPPGSGDQTRGAMGFKMKGPDSMGFLNMNRNKRSIAINLKSDAGKEILFELAKDADILVENYRPGVMKRLGVGYEAMRIINPALVYVSISGFGQSGPWAERPGFDLMAQAMSGVMSVTGHGDGKPVKAGVPVADIGCALFAVYAALSAYIGAKNTGQGQYIDASLFDSALAFSIWDTSEYWGTGQPPIALGTANRMTAPYQAVKAKDGYFVMGATNNKLWQKLCDILARPDLLQNPDYQTIAGRLGHRQALITELEKSFANKDASEWIDLMLAEGIPAGPILDYPQAFESEHGKHRQMKIEIDHPLEGKVPNIGFAVKMQGTPQQIRRHPPLLGEHTQEVLEQAGFTSDQIESLRAQGAFAA
- a CDS encoding DUF5993 family protein; this encodes MFLPFVIALLAAIFIWFEKRVLGLLFAFASAVITVAWFLHHASDKLNISL
- a CDS encoding disulfide bond formation protein B, which gives rise to MSKLTLPSLSGLGNIVLLLVINLVLTLAFLDQFINHDLPCPLCILQRMGFILIGLMFLLNIRSGAQPAHYGFAILFAILGLSVSLRQILLHVAPDDLGYGDTFFRLHFYTWAFVGFVSLMISIAILLIIPDRGTRSRHWFAQFICLWFILLLVGNVISTLSICGLGACADNPLHYDGITQLRQWLTK